The proteins below are encoded in one region of Cydia pomonella isolate Wapato2018A unplaced genomic scaffold, ilCydPomo1 PGA_scaffold_155, whole genome shotgun sequence:
- the LOC133533326 gene encoding sprouty-related, EVH1 domain-containing protein 2-like isoform X3 codes for MTEASENVCVVRVRAQVMCRDEGTGGWVALGGGGLADVMVGKRQRAAGGDSNGDTSSSSANAPTHDFFIHGKRISDNMVVLECTIKKDFQYNKVMPTFHHWVTEEKRFGLTFQTAADARAFDRGVRTAIEELLDAPADDDEEQNIFECLNLPTDSRSSSENSTASRVRHAHDLTQTPILSAINLPRHHDTIKTYEIQYEDKMVDDDPDRCPYVHLSAVHEYTYPQVGPGGIISSEKSSPNTKPPLLKRDSGSIKKHPYSGPPPLPDKKPTETFQARLKCRHCHEWYLESANRAGACEFAPDAFKTCIDAVSCIKCAQCMLYHCMSDAEGDFAMHPCACAPADRACARRWVGITLLSLLVPCLCCYAPLRCAHRACARAHVAGGAHRPRDK; via the exons ATGACCGAGGCATCTGAAAA TGTCTGCGTGGTGCGTGTGCGGGCGCAAGTGATGTGTCGCGACGAAGGCACCGGCGGCTGGGTCGCCCTCGGGGGCGGAGGCCTAGCCGACGTGATGGTGGGCAAGCGGCAGCGCGCGGCAG GGGGCGACAGTAACGGCGACACGTCATCATCGTCCGCAAACGCACCGACACACGATTTCTTCATACACGGAAAACGGATCAGCGACAACATG GTGGTTTTAGAATGCACAATAAAGAAGGATTTCCAGTACAACAAGGTGATGCCAACGTTCCACCACTGGGTTACAGAGGAGAAGCGATTCGGCCTCACGTTTCAGACGGCGGCGGATGCGCGAGCATTCGACCGCGGCGTGCGGACCGCCATCGAGGAGCTGTTAGACG CGCCGGCCGACGACGATGAGGAGCAAAACATATTTGAG tgtctaaatCTACCCACGGACTCCCGCTCGAGCTCCGAGAACTCCACGGCGAGCCGCGTCCGACACGCTCACGACCTCACGCAGACGCCCATCCTCTCGGCCATCAACTTGCCGCGCCATCACG ATACAATTAAAACGTACGAGATCCAGTATGAAGATAAAATGGTTGACGACGATCCGGACCGGTGTCCCTACGTACATCTGTCAGCT GTGCACGAATACACGTATCCGCAAGTGGGTCCGGGCGGCATCATCAGCTCGGAGAAGTCCTCGCCGAACACCAAACCACCATTACTGAAGAGGGATTCAG GGTCGATAAAGAAACATCCGTACAGCGGGCCACCGCCGCTGCCCGACAAGAAGCCTACTGAAACCTTCCAGGCGAGGCTCAAGTGCAG GCATTGTCACGAATGGTACCTAGAGAGTGCGAACCGAGCGGGCGCCTGCGAATTTGCTCCGGACGCCTTCAAGACTTGTATCGACGCTGTTTCGTGTATCAAATGTGCTCAG TGCATGCTGTACCACTGCATGTCGGACGCGGAGGGCGACTTCGCCATGCACCCGTGCGCCTGCGCGCCCGCCGACCGCGCCTGCGCGCGCCG GTGGGTGGGCATCACGCTGCTGTCGCTGCTGGTGCCGTGCCTGTGCTGCTACGCGCCGCTGCGCTGCGCGCACCGCGCCTGCGCGCGCGCGCACGTGGCGGGCGGCGCGCACCGGCCGCGCGACAAGTAG
- the LOC133533326 gene encoding sprouty-related, EVH1 domain-containing protein 2-like isoform X2 — MTEASENVCVVRVRAQVMCRDEGTGGWVALGGGGLADVMVGKRQRAAGGDSNGDTSSSSANAPTHDFFIHGKRISDNMVVLECTIKKDFQYNKVMPTFHHWVTEEKRFGLTFQTAADARAFDRGVRTAIEELLDGLGGAWPALHAYKKHNPAPADDDEEQNIFECLNLPTDSRSSSENSTASRVRHAHDLTQTPILSAINLPRHHDTIKTYEIQYEDKMVDDDPDRCPYVHLSAVHEYTYPQVGPGGIISSEKSSPNTKPPLLKRDSGSIKKHPYSGPPPLPDKKPTETFQARLKCRHCHEWYLESANRAGACEFAPDAFKTCIDAVSCIKCAQCMLYHCMSDAEGDFAMHPCACAPADRACARRWVGITLLSLLVPCLCCYAPLRCAHRACARAHVAGGAHRPRDK, encoded by the exons ATGACCGAGGCATCTGAAAA TGTCTGCGTGGTGCGTGTGCGGGCGCAAGTGATGTGTCGCGACGAAGGCACCGGCGGCTGGGTCGCCCTCGGGGGCGGAGGCCTAGCCGACGTGATGGTGGGCAAGCGGCAGCGCGCGGCAG GGGGCGACAGTAACGGCGACACGTCATCATCGTCCGCAAACGCACCGACACACGATTTCTTCATACACGGAAAACGGATCAGCGACAACATG GTGGTTTTAGAATGCACAATAAAGAAGGATTTCCAGTACAACAAGGTGATGCCAACGTTCCACCACTGGGTTACAGAGGAGAAGCGATTCGGCCTCACGTTTCAGACGGCGGCGGATGCGCGAGCATTCGACCGCGGCGTGCGGACCGCCATCGAGGAGCTGTTAGACG GTCTGGGCGGGGCGTGGCCTGCGCTTCACGCGTACAAAAAACACAATCCAGCGCCGGCCGACGACGATGAGGAGCAAAACATATTTGAG tgtctaaatCTACCCACGGACTCCCGCTCGAGCTCCGAGAACTCCACGGCGAGCCGCGTCCGACACGCTCACGACCTCACGCAGACGCCCATCCTCTCGGCCATCAACTTGCCGCGCCATCACG ATACAATTAAAACGTACGAGATCCAGTATGAAGATAAAATGGTTGACGACGATCCGGACCGGTGTCCCTACGTACATCTGTCAGCT GTGCACGAATACACGTATCCGCAAGTGGGTCCGGGCGGCATCATCAGCTCGGAGAAGTCCTCGCCGAACACCAAACCACCATTACTGAAGAGGGATTCAG GGTCGATAAAGAAACATCCGTACAGCGGGCCACCGCCGCTGCCCGACAAGAAGCCTACTGAAACCTTCCAGGCGAGGCTCAAGTGCAG GCATTGTCACGAATGGTACCTAGAGAGTGCGAACCGAGCGGGCGCCTGCGAATTTGCTCCGGACGCCTTCAAGACTTGTATCGACGCTGTTTCGTGTATCAAATGTGCTCAG TGCATGCTGTACCACTGCATGTCGGACGCGGAGGGCGACTTCGCCATGCACCCGTGCGCCTGCGCGCCCGCCGACCGCGCCTGCGCGCGCCG GTGGGTGGGCATCACGCTGCTGTCGCTGCTGGTGCCGTGCCTGTGCTGCTACGCGCCGCTGCGCTGCGCGCACCGCGCCTGCGCGCGCGCGCACGTGGCGGGCGGCGCGCACCGGCCGCGCGACAAGTAG
- the LOC133533326 gene encoding sprouty-related, EVH1 domain-containing protein 1-like isoform X1, with protein sequence MTEASENVCVVRVRAQVMCRDEGTGGWVALGGGGLADVMVGKRQRAAGGDSNGDTSSSSANAPTHDFFIHGKRISDNMVVLECTIKKDFQYNKVMPTFHHWVTEEKRFGLTFQTAADARAFDRGVRTAIEELLDGFLHGLGGAWPALHAYKKHNPAPADDDEEQNIFECLNLPTDSRSSSENSTASRVRHAHDLTQTPILSAINLPRHHDTIKTYEIQYEDKMVDDDPDRCPYVHLSAVHEYTYPQVGPGGIISSEKSSPNTKPPLLKRDSGSIKKHPYSGPPPLPDKKPTETFQARLKCRHCHEWYLESANRAGACEFAPDAFKTCIDAVSCIKCAQCMLYHCMSDAEGDFAMHPCACAPADRACARRWVGITLLSLLVPCLCCYAPLRCAHRACARAHVAGGAHRPRDK encoded by the exons ATGACCGAGGCATCTGAAAA TGTCTGCGTGGTGCGTGTGCGGGCGCAAGTGATGTGTCGCGACGAAGGCACCGGCGGCTGGGTCGCCCTCGGGGGCGGAGGCCTAGCCGACGTGATGGTGGGCAAGCGGCAGCGCGCGGCAG GGGGCGACAGTAACGGCGACACGTCATCATCGTCCGCAAACGCACCGACACACGATTTCTTCATACACGGAAAACGGATCAGCGACAACATG GTGGTTTTAGAATGCACAATAAAGAAGGATTTCCAGTACAACAAGGTGATGCCAACGTTCCACCACTGGGTTACAGAGGAGAAGCGATTCGGCCTCACGTTTCAGACGGCGGCGGATGCGCGAGCATTCGACCGCGGCGTGCGGACCGCCATCGAGGAGCTGTTAGACGG ATTCCTACACG GTCTGGGCGGGGCGTGGCCTGCGCTTCACGCGTACAAAAAACACAATCCAGCGCCGGCCGACGACGATGAGGAGCAAAACATATTTGAG tgtctaaatCTACCCACGGACTCCCGCTCGAGCTCCGAGAACTCCACGGCGAGCCGCGTCCGACACGCTCACGACCTCACGCAGACGCCCATCCTCTCGGCCATCAACTTGCCGCGCCATCACG ATACAATTAAAACGTACGAGATCCAGTATGAAGATAAAATGGTTGACGACGATCCGGACCGGTGTCCCTACGTACATCTGTCAGCT GTGCACGAATACACGTATCCGCAAGTGGGTCCGGGCGGCATCATCAGCTCGGAGAAGTCCTCGCCGAACACCAAACCACCATTACTGAAGAGGGATTCAG GGTCGATAAAGAAACATCCGTACAGCGGGCCACCGCCGCTGCCCGACAAGAAGCCTACTGAAACCTTCCAGGCGAGGCTCAAGTGCAG GCATTGTCACGAATGGTACCTAGAGAGTGCGAACCGAGCGGGCGCCTGCGAATTTGCTCCGGACGCCTTCAAGACTTGTATCGACGCTGTTTCGTGTATCAAATGTGCTCAG TGCATGCTGTACCACTGCATGTCGGACGCGGAGGGCGACTTCGCCATGCACCCGTGCGCCTGCGCGCCCGCCGACCGCGCCTGCGCGCGCCG GTGGGTGGGCATCACGCTGCTGTCGCTGCTGGTGCCGTGCCTGTGCTGCTACGCGCCGCTGCGCTGCGCGCACCGCGCCTGCGCGCGCGCGCACGTGGCGGGCGGCGCGCACCGGCCGCGCGACAAGTAG